One stretch of Terriglobales bacterium DNA includes these proteins:
- a CDS encoding HD domain-containing phosphohydrolase: MSAKAKIYLAAVYLAGVITAAMAVSQWSVSDPIRFVSYLLIALLASSLKVSLPGINGSMSVNFFFIILGVMELSLPETLIIGCGATLVQSHWKVHTRPKLVQITFNLANMSTAIVLASTVFNVVGQFTGRNMPLMLVAAACTYFVTNTLPVAIIIAFTEQKAFRKIWAECYFWSFPYYLVGAAIAGCVSYINRYVGWQTSLLALPVIYWIYRSYRLYLGRLEDEKRHVENMAALHLRTIEALALAIEAKDHTTHDHLQRVRVYALEVAKELNLNQKEVEALRAASLLHDIGKLAIPEHIINKPGKLTPEEFEKMKIHPLVGAEILERVNFPYPVVPIVRAHHEKYDGSGYPFGLKGEEIPIGARILAAVDCLDALASDRQYRRAVPLQEAMQQVARQAGKAFDPRVVDVLQRRYVELEHLAQQKVEVVEKKILSTDVKIDKGAAPDAGFEQTRQENAAPDGSFLTSIAAARQEAQTLFELSHELGNSLSLDETLSVLSIRLRKLVPFDSFAIYVLRDGKLIPEHVSGDNFRLFSSLEIPLGQGLSGWVAANRKPIVNGDPSVEPGYLNDSTKFSTLRSAISVPLEGVIGVLGVLSLYKAEPDAFTQDHLRILLAISSKVALSIENALKYQQAESSATTDYLTGLPNARSLFLHLDQELARCRRTNASVAVMVCDLDGFKQINDRFGHIEGNKVLRIFANKLRSVCREYDYVARMGGDEFIIIAPGLTREAADEKALILNELAVDSGREVCKLDILSVSVGTAFFSEDGMDAEQLLAEADRRMYIVKQIHHEKMETAPEAGTRFSSLIN; encoded by the coding sequence ATGTCTGCGAAGGCCAAGATTTACTTGGCTGCCGTGTATCTGGCAGGCGTCATTACAGCCGCCATGGCGGTATCGCAGTGGTCTGTTTCGGATCCGATCCGATTCGTCTCCTACCTTCTTATTGCTTTGCTTGCCTCGAGCCTGAAAGTCAGTCTCCCCGGGATCAACGGATCGATGTCCGTGAACTTCTTCTTCATTATCCTGGGTGTAATGGAACTGAGCCTTCCGGAGACCCTGATCATCGGCTGCGGAGCCACGCTGGTGCAGAGCCACTGGAAGGTGCATACCCGTCCGAAACTGGTACAGATCACTTTCAACCTGGCGAATATGTCGACCGCCATCGTGCTGGCGAGCACGGTGTTTAACGTGGTAGGCCAGTTCACGGGTCGCAACATGCCGTTGATGCTCGTGGCTGCTGCTTGCACTTACTTCGTTACCAATACCCTGCCAGTGGCCATCATCATCGCCTTCACCGAACAGAAAGCGTTCCGGAAGATTTGGGCCGAATGCTACTTCTGGTCTTTCCCGTATTACCTGGTTGGCGCTGCAATCGCCGGTTGTGTGAGCTACATCAACCGCTACGTTGGCTGGCAGACGTCGTTGCTGGCGTTACCGGTGATCTACTGGATCTACCGTTCTTATCGCCTTTATCTTGGGCGTCTCGAAGATGAGAAGCGCCATGTGGAGAACATGGCAGCGCTTCACCTGCGCACGATCGAAGCTCTGGCGCTCGCGATCGAAGCAAAAGACCACACCACGCACGACCACCTGCAGCGCGTACGTGTTTATGCGCTGGAAGTAGCGAAAGAACTGAACCTGAATCAGAAGGAAGTGGAAGCGCTCAGGGCTGCTTCGCTGCTGCATGATATCGGCAAGCTTGCGATCCCGGAACACATCATCAATAAGCCGGGCAAGCTGACACCGGAAGAATTCGAAAAGATGAAGATCCACCCGTTGGTCGGGGCGGAGATCCTGGAGCGGGTCAACTTCCCATATCCGGTCGTTCCCATCGTGCGAGCCCATCACGAGAAATATGACGGTTCGGGTTATCCATTTGGGCTAAAAGGGGAAGAGATTCCGATTGGCGCTCGCATTCTGGCTGCCGTGGATTGCCTCGACGCGCTTGCTTCCGACCGCCAATACCGGCGCGCCGTGCCGCTGCAGGAAGCCATGCAACAGGTAGCAAGGCAGGCGGGGAAGGCTTTTGATCCGCGCGTTGTCGATGTCCTGCAACGACGTTATGTCGAGCTTGAACATCTGGCGCAACAAAAAGTCGAGGTGGTTGAGAAGAAGATCCTCTCGACGGACGTGAAGATCGACAAGGGTGCCGCACCGGATGCTGGATTCGAGCAGACCAGGCAGGAAAACGCAGCGCCGGATGGAAGCTTCCTTACATCCATTGCCGCCGCGCGGCAGGAAGCGCAGACGCTCTTCGAACTCAGTCACGAACTCGGCAACTCGCTGAGCCTCGACGAGACGCTGTCGGTGCTATCCATACGTTTGCGCAAGTTGGTTCCGTTTGACTCGTTCGCGATCTACGTTTTGCGCGACGGGAAGCTGATCCCCGAACACGTGAGCGGCGACAATTTCCGCCTGTTCTCGTCGTTGGAGATTCCACTGGGACAAGGCTTATCCGGTTGGGTTGCGGCGAACCGCAAGCCGATCGTGAACGGTGATCCTTCGGTAGAGCCCGGATACCTGAACGATTCAACAAAGTTCAGTACGCTGCGCTCGGCGATTTCGGTTCCACTCGAAGGCGTCATTGGCGTGCTGGGCGTGCTTTCGCTCTACAAGGCCGAACCGGATGCATTCACGCAAGACCACCTCCGCATATTGCTGGCGATCAGCTCGAAGGTTGCGTTGTCGATTGAGAATGCGTTGAAGTACCAGCAGGCCGAAAGCTCAGCGACCACCGATTACCTCACCGGTCTTCCGAACGCACGTTCGTTGTTCCTGCATCTGGACCAGGAACTCGCACGCTGCCGCCGCACGAATGCGTCCGTGGCCGTGATGGTTTGCGACCTGGACGGCTTCAAGCAGATTAACGACAGGTTCGGTCACATTGAGGGCAACAAGGTCCTGAGAATCTTCGCAAACAAACTCCGGTCGGTTTGCCGTGAGTACGACTACGTGGCACGTATGGGCGGCGACGAGTTCATCATTATCGCTCCGGGTTTGACCCGCGAAGCCGCTGACGAAAAGGCGCTCATCCTCAACGAACTCGCCGTGGATTCAGGTCGCGAAGTATGCAAGCTCGACATCCTCTCGGTCAGCGTGGGAACCGCTTTCTTCAGCGAAGACGGCATGGATGCCGAACAGTTGCTCGCCGAAGCCGATCGCCGCATGTACATCGTGAAGCAAATTCATCACGAGAAGATGGAAACCGCACCTGAAGCCGGCACACGCTTCAGTTCGCTGATCAACTAG
- a CDS encoding ABC transporter permease, with product MARIALRHFVRILVTVVIGGIFAATLVRYAPGFESDEQALDSRLSNESVQALRNARAGERDVFAFYKSFLVSAAHGDFGTSRTLNRPVRELVSERLPVTMRLIGTGLLLGWALALLFAVSAVMVRFAPYDVLTTAVSGLILCVPSAVLGLIFVFANAPASLAIGLIVFSHVFRYWRNLLDKSYMMPHIVMARAKGLSPARILVFHVLPVSAGQLLAVCGISVSIALGAAIPVEALCGVPGIGQLAWQAALGRDLSLLVTLTFIVTIVTLLANTASEIFGQAFRVQEA from the coding sequence TTGGCACGGATCGCATTGCGTCATTTCGTCCGCATTCTCGTCACGGTTGTGATCGGGGGGATTTTTGCGGCGACACTGGTCCGCTATGCACCGGGATTCGAGTCGGATGAGCAAGCGCTCGATTCGCGCCTGTCAAACGAAAGCGTTCAGGCCCTGCGCAATGCACGAGCAGGCGAGCGGGACGTGTTCGCTTTCTACAAATCGTTTCTTGTCTCGGCGGCACATGGGGATTTCGGAACCTCACGCACGCTGAACCGACCAGTACGAGAACTGGTCTCCGAACGGCTTCCGGTGACAATGAGGTTGATTGGAACCGGACTCCTGCTGGGGTGGGCTCTGGCGCTGCTGTTCGCCGTCTCCGCCGTGATGGTTCGTTTTGCGCCATATGATGTGCTGACGACCGCGGTCTCCGGACTGATTCTCTGCGTGCCATCGGCCGTGCTGGGATTGATCTTCGTATTTGCGAATGCGCCGGCTTCGCTGGCCATCGGTCTGATCGTCTTCTCCCACGTGTTCCGCTACTGGCGCAACCTGCTCGACAAGAGCTACATGATGCCGCACATCGTGATGGCCCGGGCGAAGGGATTGTCTCCCGCTCGCATCCTGGTTTTTCACGTACTGCCGGTGAGTGCGGGACAGTTGTTGGCGGTCTGCGGTATTTCGGTGAGCATCGCGCTCGGTGCTGCCATTCCGGTGGAAGCTCTATGCGGAGTACCCGGAATCGGCCAATTAGCATGGCAGGCCGCTTTGGGAAGGGATCTGTCACTCCTGGTGACGCTGACATTTATCGTCACGATCGTGACTCTGCTGGCGAACACGGCGTCGGAGATTTTCGGCCAGGCGTTCAGGGTGCAGGAAGCATGA
- a CDS encoding ABC transporter permease yields MKRVRQISCVLLLLIVGASFAAELLASANYATQFRDELPNAAPSRQHLLGTDDLGRDRFSRVLFGTRVSLLLAPAAALLSTLLAAVVGALAGYIGGRWEKLAMASADLFLSLPWLFLLLMVRAMLPLNVSPFTSVMVTFLLLGLLGWAASARVLCAGARSIRNSDFVLLARASGIGRLRVLFRHVLPNLKPVLLAQFWISIPVFILSEANLGILGLGVAEPLPSWGSLLRELENFANFGGEYWRLVPLVLLVITVTSFQLVLSRTDEVSA; encoded by the coding sequence ATGAAACGCGTCCGGCAAATTTCGTGCGTGCTGTTGCTGCTGATCGTGGGAGCGAGCTTTGCAGCCGAGCTGCTGGCCTCAGCGAATTACGCTACTCAGTTCCGCGATGAGCTTCCGAACGCGGCGCCATCGCGACAGCACCTGCTCGGCACCGATGACCTCGGCCGTGACAGGTTCTCACGCGTCCTCTTTGGAACACGCGTGTCGCTGCTACTAGCTCCGGCGGCAGCGCTTCTTTCCACCTTGCTGGCGGCAGTCGTAGGGGCCCTTGCCGGGTATATCGGCGGACGCTGGGAAAAGCTCGCGATGGCGTCGGCTGACCTATTCCTCTCGCTACCGTGGCTGTTCCTTCTCCTCATGGTCAGGGCGATGCTGCCGCTGAACGTGTCGCCGTTCACGTCGGTGATGGTGACGTTTCTGTTGCTTGGACTCCTGGGATGGGCGGCATCTGCGCGGGTGCTTTGTGCGGGTGCGCGGTCGATCCGCAATTCCGATTTCGTATTGTTAGCGCGGGCCTCTGGTATCGGACGCCTTCGCGTGTTGTTCCGTCACGTGTTGCCGAACCTGAAGCCTGTGCTGCTGGCGCAGTTCTGGATCTCGATTCCGGTGTTCATCCTGAGCGAGGCGAATCTTGGCATCCTTGGACTTGGCGTGGCTGAGCCGCTGCCCTCCTGGGGAAGCCTGCTTCGTGAACTCGAGAATTTTGCGAATTTCGGCGGAGAGTACTGGCGGCTCGTTCCCCTGGTACTCCTGGTTATTACGGTTACGAGTTTTCAATTGGTGCTTTCCCGTACCGATGAGGTGTCAGCATGA
- a CDS encoding ABC transporter substrate-binding protein, with protein sequence MKRALRLLSCAALVFVLVLSAFAQGGELRFCIKSDPKTFNPVAVADDASETVRYLTGGVLVRVNRQTQQLEPELATSWKITNAGKTITFTLRPNQYFSDGTPFTAEDVAFTVKQLTNPNLHSPTGDAFRSGTGDVTSKILSGNKISITFPGAIAGLDRLFDQVAIMSARSPKKERAVLGPFFLADHKPGSYLYFRKNNNYWKKDAQGRKLPLLDAVRLDIQPNREIEVMRFRRGEIDLINSLDSDFYAKLQQGSEAQVRDAGASLDSEQLWFNQVPGAPIADYKKAWFKSQNFRRAVALSINRADLVRIVFGGHAQAAIGPTSPANKFWFNTKLKALPYDTQLALNLLKQDGFQLQGGTLKDAQGRTVEFSIVTNSSSKPRERMATMIQQDLSRIGIKVNVVTLDFPSMIERITAKFNYEAAILGFINTEMDPNSQMTVWLSSGENHAWNPNQKSPATAWEAEMDKLMQAQTQSPDPKKRKAAWDRVQEIVYEQQPMIYLVNKNALSAVSSNLVNAAPVVLRPQTYWNIDRLYLKSDADRSGK encoded by the coding sequence ATGAAGCGCGCCCTTCGTCTGCTGAGCTGTGCGGCACTTGTGTTCGTCCTGGTGCTCTCGGCATTCGCCCAGGGCGGCGAACTTCGCTTTTGTATCAAGTCCGATCCGAAGACCTTCAATCCCGTCGCTGTGGCGGATGATGCTTCCGAAACAGTTCGCTACCTCACCGGGGGCGTACTGGTGCGGGTGAACCGGCAGACGCAGCAACTGGAGCCGGAACTGGCTACCTCGTGGAAGATCACCAACGCAGGGAAAACCATCACCTTCACACTGCGCCCGAATCAATATTTCTCCGATGGCACTCCGTTCACCGCGGAAGACGTTGCATTCACGGTGAAACAGCTAACCAATCCCAATCTGCACTCGCCTACCGGAGACGCGTTTCGATCGGGAACGGGAGACGTAACGAGCAAGATTCTGTCCGGCAACAAGATCAGCATTACCTTCCCGGGGGCGATTGCGGGTCTGGATAGGCTGTTTGACCAGGTTGCGATCATGTCTGCGAGGTCGCCGAAGAAAGAGAGAGCGGTGCTCGGCCCGTTTTTCCTCGCCGATCACAAGCCCGGCTCGTATCTCTATTTCCGCAAGAACAACAATTACTGGAAGAAAGATGCGCAAGGGCGCAAGTTGCCGCTGCTTGATGCCGTCAGGCTCGACATCCAACCGAACCGCGAGATCGAGGTCATGCGCTTCCGTCGCGGTGAAATTGATCTGATCAACAGCCTCGATTCCGATTTCTATGCAAAGCTTCAACAAGGTTCCGAGGCGCAGGTCCGCGACGCCGGTGCATCGCTCGATTCCGAGCAACTTTGGTTCAACCAGGTGCCGGGAGCTCCCATCGCCGATTACAAGAAAGCATGGTTCAAGTCGCAAAACTTCCGGCGGGCTGTAGCGCTTTCCATCAACCGTGCAGACCTGGTGCGAATCGTCTTTGGTGGACACGCGCAAGCTGCAATCGGTCCGACTTCGCCCGCAAACAAATTCTGGTTCAACACCAAACTCAAGGCGCTTCCTTACGACACGCAACTTGCGCTCAACCTGTTGAAGCAGGATGGATTCCAGTTACAGGGCGGCACGCTGAAAGATGCGCAAGGACGGACCGTGGAGTTCTCCATCGTTACGAACTCCAGCAGCAAGCCGCGCGAGCGCATGGCGACGATGATTCAACAGGACCTGTCCAGGATCGGCATCAAGGTGAACGTCGTGACGCTGGATTTTCCCTCAATGATCGAACGCATCACCGCGAAGTTCAATTATGAGGCGGCGATCCTCGGATTCATCAACACCGAGATGGATCCAAATTCGCAGATGACGGTGTGGCTGAGCAGCGGCGAGAATCACGCGTGGAATCCGAATCAAAAGTCGCCTGCGACCGCGTGGGAAGCCGAGATGGACAAGTTGATGCAGGCGCAGACGCAATCACCGGATCCGAAGAAGCGCAAAGCTGCTTGGGACCGGGTACAGGAGATCGTTTACGAGCAGCAACCGATGATCTACCTGGTGAACAAGAATGCGCTTTCGGCCGTGTCGTCGAATCTCGTGAATGCCGCGCCGGTGGTACTTCGTCCGCAGACGTATTGGAATATCGATCGGCTCTACCTGAAATCCGACGCTGACAGGAGCGGCAAATGA
- a CDS encoding ABC transporter ATP-binding protein, with protein sequence MSTPRDVPLLSVSLSVGYRNKPAVLKSAFLEMRQGEVLGLIGQSGSGKSTLALSILRLLEMKGGHVSGSVFFQGSDLLKLKESQMRKLRGSDIGLVLQSPLSSLNPALRIGSQLMEAWKAHASGPREEGLNRIKDVFASVSLPSEEEFLRRYPSQLSVGQAQRVLIAMAVLHRPALLIADEPTSALDVITQAEILQLFRQLNRELGTGILYISHDLLSVASVCDRIAILNSGEIVECGATGQIFNRPAHPYTRKLIDALPEKPAIPDERRYRAMLRPQAITIQ encoded by the coding sequence ATGAGCACTCCTCGCGATGTTCCTTTACTGTCGGTCTCGCTTAGCGTCGGCTATCGGAACAAACCGGCTGTGTTGAAATCCGCCTTCCTTGAAATGCGTCAGGGCGAAGTGCTCGGATTAATCGGCCAGAGCGGATCAGGGAAGAGCACGCTGGCGCTCTCCATTCTGCGGCTGCTGGAAATGAAGGGCGGACATGTGAGCGGGAGTGTCTTCTTCCAGGGGAGTGATCTACTCAAGCTGAAAGAATCGCAAATGCGCAAGCTGCGCGGCAGCGATATCGGCTTAGTGCTGCAAAGCCCGTTGTCATCGCTGAACCCGGCGCTTCGGATTGGCAGCCAATTGATGGAAGCTTGGAAGGCGCATGCCTCCGGCCCGCGCGAAGAAGGTCTAAACCGGATCAAGGATGTGTTCGCGAGCGTGAGCCTGCCGTCCGAAGAGGAGTTCCTGAGACGCTATCCCTCGCAGTTGAGCGTAGGGCAGGCGCAGCGAGTGCTAATCGCGATGGCGGTGCTTCATCGTCCGGCGCTGTTGATCGCCGATGAGCCAACGAGTGCCCTTGATGTCATTACCCAAGCTGAGATTCTCCAGCTGTTTCGCCAGCTCAACCGTGAACTCGGCACCGGCATTCTTTATATCTCACATGATTTGCTTTCAGTCGCATCTGTCTGCGACCGCATCGCCATTCTGAATTCGGGAGAGATCGTGGAATGCGGTGCCACTGGGCAGATCTTCAATCGTCCGGCGCATCCTTACACGCGCAAGCTGATTGACGCATTGCCCGAAAAACCGGCAATTCCGGACGAGCGCCGGTACCGCGCCATGCTCAGGCCGCAGGCAATTACGATTCAATAG
- a CDS encoding alpha/beta fold hydrolase, which yields MPRRFLSGGHLQTLVSHILPRKNGLSAPEERLFQVDTDVQVLCHCHWQPDRAQRTTIIIVHGLEGSSESQYVVGTSNKAWDLGMNVVRMNMRNCGGSEKLTPTLYNCSMSGDVGAIVRTLIEGDGLQSIALAGFSMGGNLVLKLAGEWHTDAPRQLAAVTAVSPIIDLSPSSAALHDWQNRLYEYRFLRDLHDSVSRKAKLYPDRYKTYPVFSIRSLREFDDKITAPHGGFKDAEDYYHRAGSAQVVHRIAVPTLIIHSLDDPFIRLTHETRSKILANPHIRYLETRHGGHCAFLAQADGYDGRWAERTLLEFVREFAA from the coding sequence GTGCCGCGGCGTTTCCTTTCCGGGGGACACCTCCAGACCCTCGTCAGCCATATTCTGCCCCGGAAGAACGGCTTAAGTGCGCCAGAGGAGCGACTTTTCCAAGTCGACACCGATGTCCAGGTGCTCTGCCATTGCCATTGGCAGCCTGATCGGGCACAGCGGACCACGATCATCATCGTCCACGGTCTCGAGGGATCAAGCGAGTCTCAATACGTCGTCGGCACCAGCAACAAGGCCTGGGACCTCGGCATGAACGTGGTGCGCATGAACATGCGCAATTGCGGCGGCAGCGAGAAACTTACGCCCACTCTCTACAACTGCAGCATGTCGGGCGACGTCGGCGCCATCGTACGAACTCTCATCGAAGGTGACGGACTGCAGTCAATCGCGCTCGCCGGATTTTCCATGGGCGGCAACCTTGTCTTGAAGTTGGCGGGCGAGTGGCACACTGACGCTCCTCGTCAACTTGCGGCTGTGACTGCGGTGTCGCCGATCATCGACCTGAGCCCCTCTTCAGCGGCTCTACACGACTGGCAGAACCGTCTTTACGAGTACCGGTTCCTCCGCGATCTGCACGATAGCGTCAGCCGGAAAGCGAAACTGTACCCGGACCGCTACAAGACGTATCCGGTGTTCTCGATCCGTTCGCTGCGTGAGTTTGACGACAAGATCACCGCTCCGCACGGCGGTTTCAAGGATGCCGAAGATTACTACCACCGCGCGGGTTCAGCGCAAGTGGTACATCGCATAGCGGTTCCTACGTTGATCATCCATTCTCTCGATGACCCGTTTATCCGGCTGACTCATGAGACGCGCAGCAAGATACTTGCGAACCCACACATTCGGTACTTGGAGACGCGACACGGTGGTCATTGCGCTTTCCTTGCCCAAGCCGACGGATACGATGGACGTTGGGCGGAGAGAACACTGCTTGAATTCGTTCGTGAATTTGCGGCGTAG
- a CDS encoding EamA family transporter: MTATQSQTPSRVMVLLAFIAIYVIWGSTYLAIRYAVETIPPLMTAAARHLTAGSILFVWAWSRGFRPTRTHWIAAVKIGALYFLVGHGLLHWAEQHVASGLAALLIATEPMIIAALAVMAGQERLTFPTVMGMLLGLLGVGVLMGGGALHGSAELAGIVAVLLSAVAWSVGVHFSRRVALPEDSLAASAMTLLCGSALLWVVASLTGEFTDVHTSQVSMRSVLGLLYLIFFGTIIAFTSYTWLLSHTSATVVSTHTYVNPVVAVLLGWALAGEPLNARVIIAGTVILGSVVLIRRGTRARQVSEELAACEQ; encoded by the coding sequence GTGACAGCTACCCAAAGCCAAACACCTTCGCGCGTTATGGTATTGCTGGCGTTCATCGCCATCTACGTAATCTGGGGTTCCACTTATCTTGCGATCCGTTACGCTGTGGAAACCATTCCGCCGCTAATGACTGCCGCGGCACGTCATCTCACTGCCGGAAGCATTCTGTTCGTTTGGGCGTGGAGTCGCGGCTTTCGCCCGACACGTACCCATTGGATTGCTGCCGTGAAGATCGGGGCTCTCTACTTCCTGGTTGGCCACGGGCTACTGCACTGGGCAGAGCAACACGTGGCTTCCGGACTCGCGGCGCTGCTGATTGCGACTGAGCCGATGATCATCGCGGCGCTGGCTGTTATGGCCGGGCAGGAGCGCCTGACGTTTCCGACGGTGATGGGCATGCTTCTGGGCCTGCTTGGTGTGGGAGTATTGATGGGCGGTGGCGCTTTACATGGATCGGCGGAACTCGCCGGCATCGTCGCCGTGCTGCTCAGTGCCGTGGCGTGGTCGGTTGGCGTTCATTTCTCACGCCGGGTTGCTTTGCCGGAAGACTCGCTGGCTGCATCGGCCATGACGTTGCTCTGCGGATCCGCTCTGCTATGGGTAGTTGCGTCCCTTACCGGCGAGTTCACAGACGTTCACACAAGCCAGGTCAGCATGCGATCAGTTCTTGGTCTTCTATACCTGATCTTCTTCGGAACTATCATCGCGTTTACCTCTTACACATGGTTGCTGTCGCACACGTCGGCGACTGTCGTTTCCACACACACCTATGTCAACCCGGTGGTGGCGGTTCTGCTCGGATGGGCGCTGGCAGGCGAGCCGTTAAATGCGCGAGTGATCATCGCAGGGACCGTGATTCTCGGCTCTGTCGTATTGATCCGAAGAGGCACCCGGGCGCGACAAGTGTCAGAGGAACTGGCGGCTTGTGAACAGTGA
- a CDS encoding PilZ domain-containing protein encodes MAKRTEPRLSKKAEIRVFGMDSKGHPINLPAKTVDISMHGARISGVNCWDYPGETVGIRCGTEKARYRIVWVGLPGTPLEGQIGVTCVDTGKYIWDVTPPTAEPQPSETPLPVPLRSVGNKIGLAPAATHYDDHRRKAERFVVNGGANVREVGKNIPQWTTIHDLSSGGCYVETTAPLPEQTRVDVTIQVGDIKIDLRGIVTVKHPLVGMGIRFTEMSPLNRDRLRHLIGSLEHAEGHAAGTGF; translated from the coding sequence ATGGCGAAACGTACTGAACCTCGTCTTTCGAAAAAAGCTGAAATTCGCGTATTCGGAATGGATTCGAAAGGTCACCCGATCAACTTGCCGGCAAAGACCGTGGACATCAGCATGCACGGAGCTCGGATCTCCGGGGTGAACTGCTGGGACTATCCCGGCGAAACCGTGGGCATTCGCTGTGGGACGGAAAAAGCTCGTTACCGCATCGTGTGGGTTGGTTTACCCGGAACGCCGCTGGAGGGACAGATCGGAGTAACGTGCGTCGATACGGGCAAGTACATCTGGGATGTGACGCCTCCGACAGCGGAACCACAGCCGTCCGAAACGCCGCTACCAGTCCCGCTGAGAAGCGTGGGCAACAAGATAGGGCTGGCGCCAGCTGCCACGCACTACGATGATCATCGCCGGAAGGCCGAGAGGTTCGTGGTAAATGGCGGCGCAAACGTCCGGGAAGTAGGTAAGAACATACCGCAGTGGACCACCATTCACGACCTGAGCTCCGGTGGATGCTATGTAGAAACCACGGCGCCGCTTCCGGAGCAAACGCGTGTGGATGTCACCATCCAGGTAGGCGACATAAAGATCGATTTGCGAGGCATCGTCACGGTGAAGCATCCGCTGGTTGGGATGGGGATCCGATTTACCGAAATGTCGCCGTTGAACCGCGACCGCTTGCGCCATCTGATCGGTAGCTTGGAGCACGCCGAGGGACACGCAGCGGGAACCGGCTTCTAA
- a CDS encoding PilZ domain-containing protein gives MSETNPDRGRRRFERFDTNENVRAVDESGVDIGRVEKVAAGGMQIRLAETTLRARFQPGTRIEIKVVESGHVQQVLNVEVRVCDGDLLGVQFLN, from the coding sequence ATGAGCGAGACGAATCCAGATCGGGGACGTCGCAGGTTCGAAAGATTCGATACGAATGAGAACGTCAGAGCCGTTGATGAGAGCGGCGTGGACATCGGGCGCGTTGAGAAAGTAGCCGCCGGCGGGATGCAGATCCGGTTGGCGGAGACAACTTTGCGTGCGCGGTTTCAGCCGGGCACCCGAATCGAGATTAAAGTTGTGGAGTCCGGCCACGTGCAGCAAGTGTTGAATGTCGAAGTACGTGTCTGCGACGGCGATCTGTTGGGTGTTCAGTTCCTTAATTAG